From Symphalangus syndactylus isolate Jambi chromosome 17, NHGRI_mSymSyn1-v2.1_pri, whole genome shotgun sequence, one genomic window encodes:
- the FETUB gene encoding fetuin-B isoform X2, protein MGLLLPLALCTLVLCCGAMSPPQLALNPLALLSRGCDDSDVLEVAGFALRDINKDRKDGYVLRLNRVNDAQEYRQVYGQCKAIFYMNNPSRVLYLAAYNCTLRPVSKKKIYMMCPDCPSSMPTDSSNHQVLEAATESLAKYNNENTSKQYSLFKVTRASSQWVFGPSYFVEYLIKESPCTKSQARSCSLQSSDSVPVGLCKGCLTRTHWEKFVSVTCDFFESQAPATGSENSAVNQKPTNLPKMGELQQKNTPPTESPSKAGPRGSVQYLPDLDDKNSQEKGPQEAFPVHLDLTTNPQGETLDLSFLFLEPMEEKLVVLPFPKEKARTAECPGPAQNASPLFLPP, encoded by the exons ATGGGTCTGCTCCTTCCCCTGGCACTCTGTACCCTAGTCCTGTGCTGCGGAGCAATGTCTCCGCCCCAGCTGGCCCTCAACCCCTTGGCTCTGCTCTCCCGGGGCTGCGATGACTCAGATGTGCTGGAAGTTGCAGGCTTTGCCCTGCGGGACATTAACAAAGACAGAAAGGACGGCTATGTGCTGAGACTCAACCGAGTGAACGATGCCCAGGAATACAGACAG GTTTATGGTCAAtgcaaagcaatattttatatgaaCAACCCAAGTAGAGTTCTCTATTTAGCTGCTTATAACTGTACTCTTCGCCCAG tttcaaaaaaaaagatttacatgaTGTGCCCTGACTGCCCAAGCTCCATGCCCACTGACTCTTCCAATCACCAAGTGCTGGAGGCTGCCACCGAGTCTCTTGCGAAAtacaacaatgagaacacatccAAGCAGTATTCTCTCTTCAAAGTCACCAGGGCTTCTAGCCAG TGGGTGTTTGGCCCTTCTTACTTTGTGGAATACTTAATTAAAGAATCACCGTGTACCAAATCCCAGGCCCGCAGCTGTTCACTTCAGTCCTCCGACTCTGTG cCTGTTGGTCTTTGCAAAGGTTGTCTGACTCGAACACACTGGGAAAAGTTTGTCTCTGTGACTTGTGACTTTTTTGAATCACAG GCTCCAGCCACTGGAAGTGAAAACTCTGCTGTTAACCAGAAACCTACAAACCTTCCCAAGATGGGAGAACTCCAGCAGAAAAACACACCCCCCACAGAGTCCCCCTCCAAAGCTGGGCCAAGAGGATCTGTCCAATATCTTCCTGACTTGGATGATAAAAATTCCCAGGAAAAGGGCCCTCAGGAGGCCTTTCCGGTGCATCTGGACCTAACCACGAATCCCCAGGGAGAAACCCTGgatctttccttcctcttcctggaGCCTATGGAGGAGAAGCTGgttgtcctgcctttccccaAAGAAAAAGCACGcactgctgagtgcccagggCCAGCCCAGAATGCCAGCCCTCTTTTCCTTCCGCCGTGA
- the FETUB gene encoding fetuin-B isoform X3, protein MGLLLPLALCTLVLCCGAMSPPQLALNPLALLSRGCDDSDVLEVAGFALRDINKDRKDGYVLRLNRVNDAQEYRQAVSKKKIYMMCPDCPSSMPTDSSNHQVLEAATESLAKYNNENTSKQYSLFKVTRASSQWVFGPSYFVEYLIKESPCTKSQARSCSLQSSDSVPVGLCKGCLTRTHWEKFVSVTCDFFESQAPATGSENSAVNQKPTNLPKMGELQQKNTPPTESPSKAGPRGSVQYLPDLDDKNSQEKGPQEAFPVHLDLTTNPQGETLDLSFLFLEPMEEKLVVLPFPKEKARTAECPGPAQNASPLFLPP, encoded by the exons ATGGGTCTGCTCCTTCCCCTGGCACTCTGTACCCTAGTCCTGTGCTGCGGAGCAATGTCTCCGCCCCAGCTGGCCCTCAACCCCTTGGCTCTGCTCTCCCGGGGCTGCGATGACTCAGATGTGCTGGAAGTTGCAGGCTTTGCCCTGCGGGACATTAACAAAGACAGAAAGGACGGCTATGTGCTGAGACTCAACCGAGTGAACGATGCCCAGGAATACAGACAGGCGG tttcaaaaaaaaagatttacatgaTGTGCCCTGACTGCCCAAGCTCCATGCCCACTGACTCTTCCAATCACCAAGTGCTGGAGGCTGCCACCGAGTCTCTTGCGAAAtacaacaatgagaacacatccAAGCAGTATTCTCTCTTCAAAGTCACCAGGGCTTCTAGCCAG TGGGTGTTTGGCCCTTCTTACTTTGTGGAATACTTAATTAAAGAATCACCGTGTACCAAATCCCAGGCCCGCAGCTGTTCACTTCAGTCCTCCGACTCTGTG cCTGTTGGTCTTTGCAAAGGTTGTCTGACTCGAACACACTGGGAAAAGTTTGTCTCTGTGACTTGTGACTTTTTTGAATCACAG GCTCCAGCCACTGGAAGTGAAAACTCTGCTGTTAACCAGAAACCTACAAACCTTCCCAAGATGGGAGAACTCCAGCAGAAAAACACACCCCCCACAGAGTCCCCCTCCAAAGCTGGGCCAAGAGGATCTGTCCAATATCTTCCTGACTTGGATGATAAAAATTCCCAGGAAAAGGGCCCTCAGGAGGCCTTTCCGGTGCATCTGGACCTAACCACGAATCCCCAGGGAGAAACCCTGgatctttccttcctcttcctggaGCCTATGGAGGAGAAGCTGgttgtcctgcctttccccaAAGAAAAAGCACGcactgctgagtgcccagggCCAGCCCAGAATGCCAGCCCTCTTTTCCTTCCGCCGTGA
- the FETUB gene encoding fetuin-B isoform X1: protein MGLLLPLALCTLVLCCGAMSPPQLALNPLALLSRGCDDSDVLEVAGFALRDINKDRKDGYVLRLNRVNDAQEYRQDGLGSLFYLTLDVLETDCHVLSKKAWQDCGKSIFSELVYGQCKAIFYMNNPSRVLYLAAYNCTLRPVSKKKIYMMCPDCPSSMPTDSSNHQVLEAATESLAKYNNENTSKQYSLFKVTRASSQWVFGPSYFVEYLIKESPCTKSQARSCSLQSSDSVPVGLCKGCLTRTHWEKFVSVTCDFFESQAPATGSENSAVNQKPTNLPKMGELQQKNTPPTESPSKAGPRGSVQYLPDLDDKNSQEKGPQEAFPVHLDLTTNPQGETLDLSFLFLEPMEEKLVVLPFPKEKARTAECPGPAQNASPLFLPP from the exons ATGGGTCTGCTCCTTCCCCTGGCACTCTGTACCCTAGTCCTGTGCTGCGGAGCAATGTCTCCGCCCCAGCTGGCCCTCAACCCCTTGGCTCTGCTCTCCCGGGGCTGCGATGACTCAGATGTGCTGGAAGTTGCAGGCTTTGCCCTGCGGGACATTAACAAAGACAGAAAGGACGGCTATGTGCTGAGACTCAACCGAGTGAACGATGCCCAGGAATACAGACAG GATGGCCTGGGATCTCTGTTCTATCTCACACTGGATGTGCTAGAGACCGACTGCCATGTGCTCAGTAAGAAGGCATGGCAAGACTGTGGAAAGAGCATATTTTCTGAATTG GTTTATGGTCAAtgcaaagcaatattttatatgaaCAACCCAAGTAGAGTTCTCTATTTAGCTGCTTATAACTGTACTCTTCGCCCAG tttcaaaaaaaaagatttacatgaTGTGCCCTGACTGCCCAAGCTCCATGCCCACTGACTCTTCCAATCACCAAGTGCTGGAGGCTGCCACCGAGTCTCTTGCGAAAtacaacaatgagaacacatccAAGCAGTATTCTCTCTTCAAAGTCACCAGGGCTTCTAGCCAG TGGGTGTTTGGCCCTTCTTACTTTGTGGAATACTTAATTAAAGAATCACCGTGTACCAAATCCCAGGCCCGCAGCTGTTCACTTCAGTCCTCCGACTCTGTG cCTGTTGGTCTTTGCAAAGGTTGTCTGACTCGAACACACTGGGAAAAGTTTGTCTCTGTGACTTGTGACTTTTTTGAATCACAG GCTCCAGCCACTGGAAGTGAAAACTCTGCTGTTAACCAGAAACCTACAAACCTTCCCAAGATGGGAGAACTCCAGCAGAAAAACACACCCCCCACAGAGTCCCCCTCCAAAGCTGGGCCAAGAGGATCTGTCCAATATCTTCCTGACTTGGATGATAAAAATTCCCAGGAAAAGGGCCCTCAGGAGGCCTTTCCGGTGCATCTGGACCTAACCACGAATCCCCAGGGAGAAACCCTGgatctttccttcctcttcctggaGCCTATGGAGGAGAAGCTGgttgtcctgcctttccccaAAGAAAAAGCACGcactgctgagtgcccagggCCAGCCCAGAATGCCAGCCCTCTTTTCCTTCCGCCGTGA